From Laspinema palackyanum D2c, the proteins below share one genomic window:
- a CDS encoding NCS2 family permease produces MNPDDRPNAIPPNPNQNFQLAIARFFKFRENHTNFRTEIIAGVTTFMTMAYILAVNPAILSNGIFLESSGDLFGELVIATALSSAIATLVMAVTSNYPFALAPGMGLNAFFAFSVVIGLGIEWRVALSAIFIEGILFILLTLSKVRNQIIQAIPECLKHATAAGIGFFLAYTALSGDPATGGAGIIVANPVTITGLGNLREPATLVAIAGIVITSAAVARRITGALLWGILATAILGWILGVAPPPQGIVAFPAFPAHLFGQAIAGLAGIRATNFWDFIAVTFVFLFVDLFDTIGTLAGVGIQAGYIRENGELPRATEALMADAIGTTAGAILGTSTVTTYIESAAGVAEGGRTGFTGVTTALLFVLSIFFIPLFQSVPGFATAPALVIVGVLMAGNVRRIRWDDPAESIPSFLTILVMPLSFSIAEGLAVGAIAYPLIKSFQGKARETTLTQWILAAIFVLRFVYMAVTPSL; encoded by the coding sequence ATGAATCCAGACGATCGCCCCAATGCGATTCCCCCTAACCCAAATCAGAATTTCCAACTGGCGATTGCCCGATTTTTCAAATTTCGAGAAAATCACACGAACTTTCGCACGGAAATCATTGCTGGAGTGACTACGTTTATGACGATGGCTTATATTTTAGCCGTGAATCCAGCAATTTTATCCAATGGGATATTTTTAGAGAGTTCCGGGGATTTATTTGGGGAGTTAGTCATTGCCACCGCACTCTCGTCAGCGATCGCCACGTTAGTGATGGCAGTAACATCAAACTATCCCTTTGCCCTTGCGCCCGGGATGGGATTAAATGCTTTTTTTGCTTTTTCTGTTGTCATTGGTTTAGGCATTGAGTGGCGGGTTGCCCTATCTGCCATTTTTATCGAAGGGATTTTGTTTATTCTTCTCACTCTTTCCAAGGTGCGAAACCAAATTATTCAAGCGATTCCGGAATGCCTGAAACACGCAACTGCTGCGGGAATTGGATTCTTTTTAGCTTATACTGCCCTGTCTGGAGATCCGGCAACGGGAGGGGCGGGAATTATTGTAGCGAACCCGGTGACGATTACGGGGTTGGGTAATTTGCGGGAACCGGCAACGTTAGTGGCGATCGCCGGAATTGTGATTACCAGTGCAGCAGTGGCGCGTCGCATCACCGGGGCGCTGTTGTGGGGGATTCTGGCAACTGCCATCCTAGGCTGGATTTTGGGCGTTGCACCGCCTCCCCAGGGAATTGTGGCATTTCCTGCGTTTCCCGCACATTTGTTCGGACAGGCGATCGCCGGTTTGGCAGGGATTAGGGCGACCAATTTCTGGGATTTTATCGCCGTTACGTTTGTTTTTTTGTTTGTGGATTTGTTTGATACCATTGGTACTTTGGCGGGGGTGGGTATCCAGGCAGGATACATTCGGGAAAATGGAGAACTACCTCGGGCGACGGAAGCTTTGATGGCGGATGCGATCGGCACAACTGCCGGGGCGATTCTGGGAACTTCTACGGTGACGACTTATATCGAGTCGGCAGCAGGAGTGGCGGAAGGGGGTCGCACCGGGTTTACCGGGGTGACTACTGCCTTGTTATTTGTGTTATCTATCTTTTTTATTCCGTTGTTCCAATCTGTCCCGGGGTTTGCTACGGCACCGGCTTTAGTAATTGTGGGGGTGTTGATGGCGGGGAATGTGAGGCGAATTCGCTGGGATGATCCGGCAGAGTCCATTCCCTCATTTTTAACGATTTTGGTGATGCCGTTGAGCTTTTCGATCGCGGAAGGGTTAGCGGTGGGGGCGATCGCTTATCCCTTGATCAAGTCGTTTCAAGGCAAAGCCCGAGAAACCACTCTCACCCAATGGATTTTAGCCGCTATTTTTGTCTTGCGGTTTGTTTACATGGCAGTGACTCCTTCTCTGTAA
- a CDS encoding DUF2382 domain-containing protein has protein sequence MALVKIHDFYPNYRDEIFGGTDIKGMDIYAGTTDEKIGTVHDILLDDTGRFRYLVVDTGFWIFGKKVLLPIGSARIDYDAGRIYAIGLVDKNQAEQLPEYDELQPVDYEYEERVRDVYRDRTAVTGAAATPAASTAATRTPDSYHYDQEPHLYDRNDTDHRNIKLYEERLIANKNRYKAGEVTVGKRVETEVARAAVPVEKERVVIERTSAGMSDAQSVAPGTATFQEGEIARAEVYEETADIHKEAFVRENVEIHKEVERDMVEGQETLRREELQVDTEGKPVVERRPRK, from the coding sequence ATGGCTTTAGTGAAAATTCACGATTTTTATCCCAACTATCGAGACGAAATTTTTGGCGGTACAGATATTAAAGGAATGGATATCTATGCCGGTACAACCGATGAAAAAATCGGAACGGTTCACGACATTCTATTAGATGACACGGGACGTTTCCGCTATCTGGTTGTTGATACAGGGTTCTGGATCTTCGGTAAAAAAGTGCTGCTTCCCATCGGATCAGCTCGGATTGATTATGATGCCGGACGGATTTATGCGATCGGCTTAGTGGACAAAAATCAAGCCGAACAGTTGCCCGAATATGACGAACTGCAACCGGTCGATTACGAGTATGAAGAGCGTGTGCGCGATGTCTACCGCGATCGCACTGCGGTAACCGGCGCAGCAGCAACCCCCGCAGCATCCACGGCTGCTACCCGCACTCCCGATAGCTACCACTACGATCAAGAACCTCATCTTTACGATCGCAACGATACCGACCACCGCAACATCAAACTCTATGAAGAACGTTTGATTGCTAACAAGAACCGTTACAAAGCCGGAGAAGTTACGGTTGGTAAGCGGGTAGAAACTGAAGTCGCTCGCGCTGCTGTTCCCGTAGAGAAAGAGCGGGTTGTGATTGAACGCACCAGTGCTGGCATGAGCGATGCCCAATCTGTGGCTCCCGGAACTGCGACTTTCCAAGAAGGCGAAATCGCACGCGCCGAAGTGTACGAAGAAACCGCTGACATCCATAAAGAAGCCTTTGTCCGCGAAAATGTCGAAATCCATAAGGAAGTCGAACGCGACATGGTAGAAGGTCAAGAAACCCTTCGTCGGGAAGAATTACAAGTGGATACCGAAGGTAAACCCGTGGTGGAACGACGCCCCCGCAAGTAA
- the csaB gene encoding polysaccharide pyruvyl transferase CsaB: MGPIRAVCCGYYGKGNAGDEALLASLLQMLPEGVTPVVLSGNPPQTRDRYQVAAYNRMSAFSVWQVLRQSDVFIWGGGSLIQDVTSAVSPLYYAGLMGLAQGLGLKTIAWGQGVGPLKRPFTRQIAKQTFSRCTRVSVRDRGSAALLAEWQIPFTMAPDPVWALEGKPVPGLWDLPAPRVAVNLRSHPLLTPARLDTLTRALISFQKATNTCLLLVPFQASQDLAIAQSIQAQLPGPNHLFMLEDPRELKGLFRGVEMTIGMRLHSLIMAAAEGCRCFAISYDPKVTQLMAELELPGWELADIPEDPNIISKLWIEHYANGEPLSDISIQAIVDRALIHEELLHTFFANFFSSF; this comes from the coding sequence GTGGGGCCAATTCGGGCAGTCTGTTGTGGATATTATGGAAAAGGGAATGCCGGGGATGAGGCACTATTAGCCTCGTTATTGCAGATGCTGCCGGAAGGGGTCACCCCAGTGGTGCTATCGGGTAATCCCCCCCAGACTCGCGATCGCTACCAAGTCGCTGCCTACAATCGGATGTCTGCCTTTTCTGTCTGGCAAGTGCTGCGGCAGTCGGATGTGTTTATTTGGGGGGGAGGTAGCTTGATCCAAGATGTCACCAGCGCAGTGAGCCCCTTATATTATGCCGGGTTGATGGGATTGGCGCAGGGACTGGGATTGAAAACCATCGCCTGGGGACAAGGGGTCGGTCCTTTAAAACGCCCCTTCACCCGCCAGATTGCGAAACAGACTTTTTCTCGATGCACTCGGGTGAGTGTGCGCGATCGCGGTTCTGCTGCTTTACTCGCCGAATGGCAGATTCCCTTTACAATGGCACCGGATCCGGTTTGGGCGTTAGAAGGGAAACCCGTTCCCGGGTTGTGGGATTTACCCGCCCCTCGGGTTGCGGTAAACTTGCGATCGCATCCCCTGTTAACTCCCGCCCGATTAGACACTCTCACTCGTGCCTTAATTTCCTTTCAAAAAGCCACAAATACCTGTCTGTTATTGGTCCCGTTTCAAGCGTCTCAAGATTTGGCGATCGCTCAATCCATTCAAGCTCAACTTCCCGGTCCCAATCATCTATTTATGCTCGAAGACCCCCGGGAACTCAAAGGACTGTTTCGCGGGGTAGAAATGACCATCGGAATGCGATTACATAGTTTAATTATGGCTGCTGCGGAAGGATGTCGCTGTTTTGCCATTAGTTATGATCCGAAAGTGACTCAACTCATGGCTGAATTAGAACTCCCCGGTTGGGAATTAGCTGATATCCCCGAAGACCCCAATATTATTAGTAAACTTTGGATAGAACACTATGCCAATGGTGAACCCCTTTCTGATATCTCCATTCAAGCCATTGTCGATCGCGCCTTGATTCATGAAGAACTCTTGCATACTTTCTTTGCCAATTTTTTCAGCAGTTTCTAG
- a CDS encoding DUF3593 domain-containing protein: protein MISKDTLFAVSLFPYLGFLWFMTRSGKMPRLALIGFYGTLVFVAVTIPTGIYALKVYHQSLANVDLLHGGAEVFLTLSNILIVLGFRQALGRSGEEG from the coding sequence ATGATTTCTAAAGATACTTTGTTTGCGGTTTCCCTATTTCCCTATCTGGGATTTTTATGGTTTATGACTCGTTCGGGGAAAATGCCCCGGTTAGCATTGATTGGGTTTTACGGCACTTTAGTCTTTGTTGCGGTAACCATTCCCACGGGGATTTATGCCCTCAAAGTCTATCACCAGTCCTTAGCCAATGTGGATTTGTTACATGGAGGGGCGGAGGTGTTTTTGACCCTCTCTAACATTTTAATCGTGTTGGGATTCCGGCAAGCACTTGGGCGATCGGGTGAGGAGGGGTGA
- a CDS encoding peptidoglycan DD-metalloendopeptidase family protein, with protein sequence MKRAFPQKVKPVPSCAADSNRTVGEIRQVLAGPRKVRTSAAMIGLAISMGASSILLPQQGEGAGASEPPIAADTTATDPGSWSTLEAETASTEEAGTQIAEQTLEDSAVEPQVQEEATPWTLTEQGPVPSQVASNPGDRGEAEGTGEVNSTLPYPQELAREGNPAGASFSWQIADEIRPESGMSLEEGVQSGENGLYPSQAELWGEESVNSVVESSLGMSQESDGPGPEMAPYGLVPQVEGQESQEGTVVDSLSLEERANEPLLGDIRPEGEARPSEVNSERTSPGWQSYLEENATGNAWENSQPATTEVNSGETSGLVPLVTPELENSQESVQPELSSLQEAEKDDRTALDLAEPDMNGAIAIPAVESATASRIYQVSFGDTLDAIALRNGVSAEKIVEANNLNDPDLLEVNQTIKIPLSPTEPGLNPIAGDLSSLTRAQARGLSASEKSDVVALPKPITTDTTFSLAAPSKPSEAIASIPETAVSVMARSPESSSDSMTRDRSVSEEMLPGTTTPALVAQAAPSVETEADESDHIDGLRADILKLRQKYREQEALGQHSQIEAVETTSQPENETSIAENSLRVQPQLSAQADDSSAFSESLQAHAIEPELLENRYVDSLRVEIEKLREKYKTENLSLEATGESVPATLPNTQAVRTTSTAPSGPSERINPQFNPKPNETLENAPRAQERQREQLVAVAPVGSETYAPLMQPAVGQIVSPELPPLKTPDTYLPDSPPTFNGYIWPAHGVFTSGYGWRWGRMHRGIDIAGPTGTPIYAAATGVVITAGWNSGGYGNLVEIEHPDGSVTLYAHNHRIMVQEGQQVEQGQQVAEMGSTGFSTGPHLHFEIHTAGQGAVNPMALLPPE encoded by the coding sequence TTGAAACGAGCATTTCCGCAGAAGGTAAAACCTGTTCCATCCTGTGCCGCCGATAGCAATCGGACGGTGGGAGAGATTAGACAGGTACTCGCTGGCCCCCGTAAGGTTCGCACCTCGGCAGCCATGATTGGACTTGCAATTTCGATGGGGGCGTCTAGCATATTGCTGCCTCAACAAGGCGAAGGTGCTGGAGCATCAGAGCCACCGATCGCCGCAGATACAACTGCGACGGATCCCGGTTCTTGGTCCACACTGGAGGCAGAAACAGCCTCAACAGAGGAGGCCGGAACCCAGATAGCAGAACAAACCCTAGAGGACTCTGCTGTAGAACCCCAAGTTCAGGAAGAAGCAACTCCCTGGACCCTCACTGAACAGGGTCCGGTACCCTCACAGGTCGCCTCTAATCCAGGCGATCGCGGCGAAGCCGAAGGAACCGGGGAAGTCAACTCAACCCTTCCATACCCACAGGAATTGGCTCGCGAAGGGAACCCTGCTGGCGCAAGTTTTAGCTGGCAAATAGCAGACGAAATCCGGCCTGAGTCCGGGATGTCCCTGGAAGAAGGGGTTCAGTCCGGTGAAAACGGTCTGTATCCAAGTCAGGCGGAGTTGTGGGGTGAGGAGTCGGTTAATTCAGTTGTGGAATCATCCTTGGGAATGTCTCAGGAGTCCGACGGCCCCGGGCCGGAAATGGCTCCTTATGGATTAGTTCCCCAGGTCGAAGGTCAAGAGTCCCAGGAAGGGACCGTTGTTGACTCCCTCTCCTTAGAGGAGAGAGCAAACGAACCCTTACTCGGGGACATAAGGCCCGAGGGGGAAGCTAGACCGTCCGAGGTCAATTCCGAACGAACTTCCCCCGGTTGGCAATCCTATTTGGAAGAAAATGCCACCGGGAACGCCTGGGAAAATTCCCAACCGGCTACAACGGAAGTGAACTCCGGTGAAACGTCTGGATTGGTCCCCTTAGTGACCCCCGAATTGGAGAACTCTCAGGAATCAGTACAGCCTGAGTTATCCAGCCTCCAGGAAGCCGAGAAGGACGATCGCACGGCGTTAGACCTGGCTGAACCCGATATGAATGGGGCGATCGCGATTCCTGCCGTAGAAAGTGCAACAGCATCGCGCATCTACCAAGTCAGTTTCGGAGATACCCTGGATGCGATCGCACTGCGTAATGGCGTCTCCGCAGAAAAAATCGTTGAAGCTAATAACCTCAACGATCCAGACTTACTCGAAGTCAATCAGACGATTAAAATTCCGTTGAGTCCAACGGAACCGGGACTTAACCCCATCGCGGGGGACCTTAGTTCCCTCACCCGCGCTCAAGCAAGGGGTCTGTCTGCATCAGAAAAAAGTGATGTCGTTGCTTTACCTAAACCAATCACAACGGACACCACCTTTTCACTGGCTGCCCCAAGTAAACCATCAGAAGCGATCGCCTCGATTCCGGAAACCGCCGTTTCAGTGATGGCTCGATCTCCAGAAAGCTCATCAGACTCGATGACTCGCGATCGCTCAGTCAGCGAAGAGATGCTCCCGGGGACCACAACCCCAGCCCTAGTTGCTCAAGCGGCTCCCTCCGTGGAAACAGAAGCCGATGAAAGTGACCATATTGATGGGTTAAGGGCTGACATTCTCAAACTGCGGCAAAAGTATCGGGAACAAGAAGCCCTCGGTCAACACTCCCAAATTGAGGCAGTAGAGACCACTTCTCAACCGGAAAACGAGACTTCTATCGCCGAAAACTCTTTGAGAGTCCAACCGCAACTTTCCGCTCAAGCGGATGACAGCAGCGCGTTCTCTGAGTCCCTACAGGCTCATGCGATCGAACCCGAGCTGCTCGAAAACCGTTACGTGGATAGTTTACGAGTGGAAATCGAAAAACTTCGCGAAAAATACAAAACTGAAAACCTCAGTTTAGAAGCGACAGGGGAATCCGTCCCAGCGACCCTCCCCAATACCCAGGCCGTTCGGACCACTTCCACTGCCCCTTCTGGGCCATCAGAACGAATCAATCCCCAGTTCAACCCTAAGCCGAACGAAACCTTAGAAAACGCCCCCAGAGCACAGGAACGCCAAAGAGAACAGCTCGTCGCCGTAGCGCCGGTGGGATCTGAAACATACGCACCCCTGATGCAGCCTGCTGTGGGACAGATAGTCTCTCCAGAGTTACCCCCGTTAAAAACTCCGGATACCTACCTACCCGACAGTCCGCCTACCTTTAATGGCTATATTTGGCCTGCTCATGGCGTGTTTACTTCTGGTTATGGCTGGCGCTGGGGTCGGATGCACCGAGGTATCGATATCGCCGGACCCACCGGCACCCCGATTTATGCCGCCGCCACTGGTGTAGTTATCACTGCGGGGTGGAACTCCGGTGGTTATGGAAATCTGGTTGAGATCGAGCATCCTGATGGCAGTGTTACCCTCTACGCCCACAATCACCGGATTATGGTGCAAGAAGGACAGCAAGTCGAACAAGGTCAACAAGTTGCTGAAATGGGAAGCACCGGCTTCAGCACTGGACCCCACCTGCACTTTGAAATCCATACCGCTGGACAAGGTGCAGTCAATCCAATGGCACTGCTGCCACCCGAATAA
- a CDS encoding DUF2499 domain-containing protein, translating to MHALSIPTWMIHISSVIEWIAAIWLIWRYGEFTGDRYWRGLSFAMLPALVGAMCACTWHYFDNPTSLDWLVTLQATMTVVGNCTLCLAAWWIWRSAKLQDKSQDSTLIEESQEPAIGPQK from the coding sequence ATGCACGCCCTCTCTATTCCCACCTGGATGATTCACATTTCCAGCGTCATTGAGTGGATCGCCGCCATTTGGCTGATTTGGCGCTATGGCGAATTCACGGGCGATCGCTATTGGCGAGGATTATCCTTTGCCATGCTTCCAGCATTGGTGGGGGCGATGTGTGCTTGTACCTGGCACTATTTTGATAATCCCACCTCCTTAGATTGGTTGGTAACCCTACAAGCGACGATGACGGTAGTGGGAAACTGTACCCTCTGTCTAGCTGCTTGGTGGATTTGGCGATCGGCAAAACTTCAGGACAAATCTCAGGATTCTACGTTAATAGAGGAGAGTCAGGAACCGGCGATCGGTCCTCAGAAATAA
- a CDS encoding response regulator, producing MRILLVEDDEPIAQALVTTLKHQNHVVDVATDGLLGLELAEACDYDLLLLDVMLPKLDGISLCRKLRSLGYQMPILLLTAKDSTEDKVKGLDAGADDYLVKPFDLPELTARIRALLRRGTAPLPPVLEWGPLQLNPSNCDVTYHNQPVTLTPTEYRLLELFMRNSTRVYSRSAILDHLWSFDEPPSEDTIRAHIKGLRQKLKSSGAPADAIETVYGLGYRLKPQSEEKLVQTPRILMAGFPDELGFWLQQRLGNAVVRVTHTGEDTRTELSDRQWSLVILDQQLRHPSPAELLKQISNKVPSAPPIPVIYCGVKGVESYLLAPSGKGKKPKEPRNSSTTQQQSDTLERVTSFLYHPLDGEGLAREVAKLLNLNLSNPQTPAKQDPTIVAAIGKVWERFKDRIADRVTAIEQATRALEDGELPQELHAKAKQEAHKLAGSLGTFGLTQGSVIARQVEELLHSPTLNSTQSTDLTALVQALRSQIDHAPIESDRRGASPLNDLPVLLMIESDQELSQQIGVEVKGWGIKVVNSDSIASARTAIADRRPDAVLLDLSAEDTLTINPNNKEEGLTLLSELANGFPPLPVLVVTDQSRVEDRLEVARLGGRAFLQKPVRPAQIMEAVFQVLQGVQTTEAKIMVVDDDPQILSLVKHFLEPWGMKTVTLSDSDLFWETLEVSSPDLLILDIELPHLNGIELCQVVRNDPRWNSLPVLFLTAHTGPDIVHQVFAAGADDYISKPIVGPELVTRLLNRLERIHLLRNMAETDPLTGVANRRKSITEFDKFLHLCHLHGQPMCLAMVDLDRFKQVNDLHGHAMGDAVLRQVGKLLLRTFRSEDIVARWGGEEFVVGMYGMNKESGAKRLSELLQVLHAEPLVIGEERLYLTFSGGVAQYPEDGTTVDTLYRCADQALYQAKTAGRDRIIAYHHEGEQMADSTEAS from the coding sequence GATAAAGTTAAAGGCCTCGATGCCGGGGCGGATGATTATCTCGTCAAACCCTTTGATTTACCCGAACTCACCGCCCGAATTCGGGCCTTATTACGCCGGGGAACCGCGCCTTTACCCCCGGTGTTAGAGTGGGGACCTTTACAACTTAATCCGAGTAACTGTGACGTTACCTATCACAACCAACCCGTCACTTTGACCCCGACGGAATATCGCCTATTGGAACTGTTTATGAGAAACAGCACCCGGGTTTATAGTCGCAGTGCGATTCTGGATCATTTATGGTCCTTTGATGAACCCCCCTCGGAAGATACCATTCGCGCCCATATCAAAGGGTTGCGGCAAAAACTTAAATCCAGCGGTGCTCCGGCAGATGCGATCGAAACGGTCTATGGGTTGGGGTATCGACTCAAACCCCAGAGTGAGGAGAAATTGGTGCAAACGCCTCGCATCCTGATGGCGGGGTTCCCGGACGAGTTGGGGTTTTGGTTGCAACAGCGCCTGGGAAATGCGGTGGTCCGGGTGACCCATACGGGAGAAGATACCCGAACGGAACTGAGCGATCGCCAATGGTCCTTGGTCATTTTAGATCAACAGTTGCGCCATCCCTCCCCGGCAGAACTGCTCAAACAGATCAGCAACAAAGTGCCTTCCGCCCCCCCCATTCCGGTGATTTACTGTGGAGTAAAAGGGGTAGAAAGCTACCTCTTAGCACCCTCAGGCAAAGGGAAAAAACCGAAAGAACCCCGGAATAGCTCAACCACACAACAGCAGTCGGACACCCTAGAACGAGTTACTTCCTTTCTCTATCACCCCTTGGATGGGGAGGGACTCGCTCGGGAAGTCGCTAAACTCCTGAATCTGAACTTATCAAACCCCCAAACCCCGGCGAAACAGGATCCAACCATTGTCGCGGCCATTGGCAAAGTCTGGGAACGGTTCAAAGACCGGATTGCGGACCGAGTAACGGCGATCGAGCAGGCAACCCGGGCCCTGGAAGATGGCGAACTGCCGCAAGAATTGCACGCTAAGGCCAAACAGGAGGCGCACAAATTGGCGGGGTCTTTAGGGACCTTTGGGTTGACTCAAGGTTCCGTGATTGCGCGGCAAGTGGAGGAGTTGTTGCACAGTCCCACCCTGAATTCCACCCAATCGACGGATCTCACGGCATTAGTACAGGCCCTGCGATCGCAGATTGACCATGCGCCCATCGAGAGCGATCGCCGGGGGGCAAGTCCCCTCAATGATTTGCCCGTGCTCCTGATGATTGAGAGTGACCAAGAACTGTCCCAACAGATTGGAGTGGAGGTCAAAGGGTGGGGAATCAAGGTGGTCAACAGTGACTCGATCGCCTCCGCTAGAACGGCGATCGCCGATCGCCGTCCCGATGCCGTCTTATTAGATTTATCGGCCGAAGACACCCTCACCATCAACCCCAACAATAAAGAAGAAGGACTCACCTTACTCTCGGAACTCGCCAATGGGTTCCCTCCCCTCCCCGTTCTCGTCGTCACAGACCAAAGTCGGGTAGAAGACCGCTTAGAAGTCGCTCGACTAGGAGGCCGTGCTTTTTTACAAAAACCTGTGAGACCCGCTCAAATCATGGAAGCGGTGTTCCAGGTTTTGCAGGGAGTCCAGACCACGGAAGCTAAAATCATGGTCGTGGATGATGACCCCCAAATCCTCTCCCTGGTTAAACATTTCCTCGAACCTTGGGGCATGAAAACGGTCACCCTCTCAGACTCCGATCTCTTCTGGGAAACCCTAGAAGTATCATCCCCGGATCTGCTGATTCTCGACATTGAATTACCCCATCTCAACGGCATTGAACTCTGTCAAGTCGTTCGCAATGACCCGCGATGGAACAGTCTGCCGGTCTTATTTTTGACCGCTCACACAGGTCCGGATATCGTGCATCAAGTGTTTGCTGCCGGTGCTGATGATTATATTAGTAAACCCATTGTCGGCCCGGAACTGGTCACCCGTCTCCTCAACCGTCTTGAACGCATTCACTTACTGCGAAACATGGCCGAAACTGACCCCCTGACCGGGGTGGCGAACCGGCGCAAATCCATCACCGAATTCGACAAGTTCCTGCACCTGTGCCACCTGCATGGACAACCGATGTGTTTGGCGATGGTAGACCTCGATCGCTTTAAGCAAGTCAACGATCTCCACGGTCATGCAATGGGAGATGCGGTGCTCCGGCAAGTTGGCAAGCTCTTACTTCGCACCTTTCGCAGTGAGGATATCGTCGCTCGTTGGGGCGGAGAAGAATTTGTGGTGGGAATGTATGGCATGAACAAGGAGTCCGGGGCCAAACGCCTAAGTGAGTTACTCCAAGTCCTCCATGCGGAACCTTTGGTGATTGGGGAGGAGCGTCTATACCTCACCTTTAGTGGGGGGGTGGCTCAGTATCCCGAAGATGGGACAACGGTGGATACCTTGTATCGCTGTGCGGATCAAGCGCTCTATCAAGCCAAAACTGCCGGTCGCGATCGCATCATCGCCTATCATCATGAAGGGGAACAAATGGCGGATTCTACCGAAGCGAGTTGA
- the trmB gene encoding tRNA (guanosine(46)-N7)-methyltransferase TrmB → MVRVRVRQHVNPLSYAYQTPIVPPTWSQIYTNPAQPLHLDIGCAWGRFLLQMAAKEPDCNFLGVEIREPLVETALAERDEQKLSNLHFIFCNINHAFAPLIESLPPGILHRVSIQFPDPWFKKRHQKRRVVQPELVENVAKYLVPGGMVFLQSDVHEVAVEMRDRFAEHPGFERQGDADWLPENPLPVATEREQSTLDKNEPVYRVVFLKKGEIPG, encoded by the coding sequence TTGGTTCGAGTACGAGTCCGACAGCACGTTAATCCCCTCAGTTATGCCTATCAAACCCCGATTGTACCCCCAACGTGGTCACAAATTTATACCAATCCCGCCCAACCTTTGCATTTAGATATTGGCTGTGCTTGGGGACGGTTTTTATTACAGATGGCGGCGAAAGAACCGGATTGTAATTTTCTGGGAGTTGAAATCCGCGAGCCTTTAGTAGAAACGGCACTGGCGGAACGGGATGAACAGAAATTAAGCAATTTACACTTTATTTTTTGCAATATCAATCATGCCTTTGCTCCCTTGATTGAGAGCTTACCTCCGGGGATTTTGCACCGGGTTTCGATTCAATTTCCCGACCCTTGGTTTAAAAAGCGCCATCAAAAACGGCGAGTGGTTCAACCGGAATTAGTGGAAAATGTGGCCAAGTATCTTGTCCCGGGGGGGATGGTTTTTCTGCAATCGGATGTTCATGAGGTGGCGGTAGAAATGCGCGATCGCTTTGCAGAACATCCCGGCTTTGAACGGCAAGGGGACGCGGATTGGTTGCCGGAAAATCCGCTGCCAGTAGCAACAGAACGAGAACAGTCAACCCTAGATAAAAATGAGCCGGTTTACCGGGTTGTCTTTCTTAAAAAAGGGGAAATTCCGGGATAA
- a CDS encoding YsnF/AvaK domain-containing protein, translated as MNDQVRGRGDNLGYAQSEGELTDRLDNLKSQLLNFTVRDSEGQPLGQVMDLTVESENQLNLIVSLVDDRPGRLVKVSSDLIEKIEYATNTVFVLLTRQHFAALPEYQTPVYNGEIDPSELPGEWVESVPSPGSPGTIAIEARSHQIDSQSSLADFKQTRKEVIASNIPLHEERLVVNRQKRKVGEVVVRKEIETRMIEIPVRREKLIVEQVSPEYKKLTEIILSESEGYRMVSDEAPEVTSTASVLPQGQGMNRVSGEFHSPEIAARILEEISKRQPNGCAKVRIELVVEEERFRNTYQSWFDRYSTPQS; from the coding sequence ATGAATGATCAAGTAAGAGGGAGAGGGGATAACCTGGGGTATGCTCAAAGTGAGGGCGAACTGACCGATCGATTGGATAACCTAAAAAGTCAACTCCTCAATTTTACAGTTCGCGATTCCGAAGGGCAACCCCTGGGCCAAGTCATGGATTTAACCGTAGAATCGGAGAACCAACTCAACTTAATTGTATCTCTGGTAGACGATCGCCCCGGTCGGTTGGTGAAAGTGAGTAGCGATTTGATTGAAAAAATAGAATATGCTACGAATACCGTTTTTGTCTTACTCACGAGACAACACTTTGCCGCCCTCCCGGAATATCAAACCCCGGTCTACAATGGCGAAATTGACCCCTCAGAATTACCCGGAGAGTGGGTAGAGTCTGTTCCCTCTCCCGGGAGTCCAGGGACGATCGCCATTGAGGCGCGATCGCATCAAATCGACTCCCAGAGTTCCTTAGCGGACTTTAAGCAGACCCGCAAAGAAGTAATTGCCAGTAACATTCCCTTACACGAAGAACGATTAGTGGTGAATCGCCAGAAGCGGAAAGTCGGTGAGGTGGTTGTCCGGAAAGAAATTGAAACCCGGATGATTGAAATCCCTGTCCGTCGGGAAAAGTTAATTGTTGAGCAAGTCAGTCCCGAATATAAAAAACTCACCGAAATTATTTTAAGTGAGAGCGAAGGATATCGCATGGTATCCGATGAAGCGCCCGAAGTCACTTCTACCGCGTCGGTCCTCCCACAAGGGCAAGGAATGAACCGAGTCAGCGGAGAATTTCACTCCCCGGAAATTGCTGCCCGAATTTTAGAAGAAATTTCCAAGCGACAACCGAACGGTTGTGCAAAAGTGCGGATTGAACTGGTGGTGGAAGAGGAACGGTTTCGCAATACCTATCAGTCTTGGTTTGATCGCTATTCCACGCCGCAATCTTAA